The sequence below is a genomic window from Gopherus evgoodei ecotype Sinaloan lineage chromosome 9, rGopEvg1_v1.p, whole genome shotgun sequence.
GTGTCTTaatatgcaaaatattttctatttatagGGCAGGGAACATAATAGCTGCCTTGCTTAGCAGGTAAACTGCCAGGTTCACAATTCTCTCTTCAGCATGGTCCAAATAAACAGAGCTAGTTTTCTTTTGCAATGGTGGGTTCTCTTTTAGCAGGGTCTAAAAACAGTATCGTTCTGAGCCTCTTTTTTGGTAGGTAAAATAAGCATAAAAAGCACCCTTCTGAGCAGGGTGGAATAAAAAAATCCAGATCTTCCTTTACAGAAGGATGGGGGAGATGAAAGGAGAGATGAGTGACAACCCAAGAGACTTATACTTTTGGCTACAGAGCACAAGAGTCCTACATCCTCTCTCCTCAGGGCTGAATGAACTTCAGCACCTGAGTGAACAAGCCTACATACCCACAACCTCGTCCCTCTTTACAGATTCAGTACAAAGCTATACCAAGGCCCTTTTTCCCaggaaggagcagagcaggatCTCCTTTCATGCCCTCTTACCCACTTCCCCTTCTCCCAGACAACATCCTCACTGCCCTACCACCTCTCTCAGGCCCTCTGGCCACAATTCTGATCTAACCACCTACTGAAGCCATACCTCAATCACTCTGCCCTTACCACTTCCCTATGCTCCTCCCTCACTCCtctatccctcctcccctaccccatgTTACCAACCCATTGCCCAACTATACAACGCTTCCTGCTACCTTCCATGCACTTTTAGCAGCTAAGAAAAGCCGCACAAACCCATTTACATTGTAGTTAGATTATGCAACTCCTAACCAAACATAGTATGTCAATTAAAAAACCCACTAAAAACTATGGAAGTCACCTTCTAAGGTTAACTATACAATCCTGACCAATTCAGTGACACAAATCCATAGATTAGAAATGTCAGTAAGGCCAACCCTCTGCCTAATTCCAGTCTTTCCCTCTTTGTTGCTTTCACACTGAAGGCCTAACACTAGATACCTTTGCACAGTGAAGGGACAAATGAGTTCTAATAGCAATGCCTTGAATTAGTATTGTGTTGGgaagtttgttttttctctccaaaTCCAACAAAATATTTAAGGCTTAAAATTAACTAATGTGTGTTTTCCAGTGAAGCCACATTCTATATTTTTCAGACTCTCAAGAATCAAAAAGCAAAGACAATGCAGTCTTTTTCTATCTAGGTCAGAGTTGATCACATGTGTGCAAAACCAGCTGTGCTTCAAGACATTAGCAACTTCTAAGTCAGTATGTACCCAAATCTCAGTCCCTGCGGGAGAACAACCACTCTTCTGTTTGTTATTTGATTTCTTCTAACAGACTGAATGAGGAGTGGCCTTTTCTAAACATTTTCAATCAGAATAATGTCATTTTATCAGCAGTGCCTTGGCACTTGTGTGggtgaaaataattaaaaatagtaaGTAACAATGCCATAAAATTCAGTGTCTGACTGCTGATCTCCATGTTTGTGGTTAGTTgtgcacctcctccctttttcctgaGATAATATCCATAAAAATCTATATCTATAGCCTCACTCTGAAACCAGCTTTTTCTCTTGCTGAAACTAGAGGAAAGGCCAATTTCTGTTGTATACTATTTTGAGCAAGGATAATAGAATGGGGATAAAATATGACCTATTCAGAGCACGCCTTGACAATATTCTACCCCAAAACCAAAGTATAGGCAACTCCACTACACATGATTATATCACAAATAAAGGTCAGCCTGAAGATGCAGGTGAGCGTTAGCAAGATAATTCCTTGGAAAAACACCCAAACTTAACAGAATAATTTCCAATGATAGAGAGCAAGAGAGAATTCTTCAGTTCCATCCAGCCTTCTACTGTTGGAGAAGAGGAATCCTGCTTCTTGTGCTTGCAGCTATGTCTGGTTGTCAACATCGTACAAAGCTTTGTAAGGAACATTTTTCCAAATATATGGAGGGTTCCAGCTCTGAACCTATATAATTCATATGTAATTCCAGGCTCCCAGCACTTATTTTGTtgataaaaagaaatcttttcaaCTCCTTTCCTTTCAGAAGAGGCAAGAGTCCTCAAGAGTCATGGTGGTTAAGAGGTGCTGAACAACCacaacttcactgaaatcaatgctggAGGTCGGTCATCAAATAGGATCTGGCCCAAACTGGTTATATTGATTATTTTTATATACGCAAAGTGAGCTTCTTTATCATCTCCTGTAAATGCAAAGTTTGAAAGACGTAGAGTACATTGTGGTAGAATCAAAGCCAAGTTTAATTTTGATAACAATAATGAtgaaaaattaaggaaaaaatatGATAATCATTGCACACACATTCTGTTTTTATACATAGCTGTAAAAAATGTTGACTTCTTGAAGACTGTGTGTTTTTCTTAGGGAGAAAATACAGCATGGTACTAGCACATCAAAAATCAATAAATATTCAAATAGATGCCACGtgtacaaacaaacaacaaacaaaaactcagGGCTGTGACTTTTCATGATTCCAAAACCTTTAGGACACATTTTTAATGtacaaaacatttacatttttgttaAAGCATATTCATGAATATAGACTGAGATTTGTGTCTTGTTTGAGTCTATATCATGTCTAAGcctagattttaaaatgtgttgtatGCAAGTGTTATACTAATGGAATAAATACAACTAACTTAAAATCATAAGGCTTACCATATGAGTAGTAAGACAAACAAGCCATAAAATGGTGTTATTGCAAGATTGTAATCTTCAGAGTTTTGTTTTGATGTTACAGTATCCAATGCTGTTAAATTACACTTTGTTTTTGCAGTAAACAAAAAAGTTAACGAATGTGGTTAGACAAAGTCTAATAATGGCACCAAAACCTAATTATATATTTATAACAGCTGTCATATTCACAGCCATTCAAATTCAGTTATGTTTTCAACTGCTTCCTTGCATTCTGCCAAGAAGAGAAACATACCCATACAAGTGCCAGCCACAAAGGCTTCTCAGGCTTACCCAAAATTGTGTCCTTACCTCCAGGGCCGACGAGACAGGgaggaagctggtacaaattaccggggcccagCGGTATGGAAGGGGGCCtcgggcccagcttccccagcccTTTTTAGCCAGTCGGCCCTTACTGGGGGGCCCCAAAAATTTTTTCACAGGGGCCCAAACCCACTCTCAGTGGCCCTGCTTACCTCAGCCATGGAATTTGGTCCCTGACCTTcccttaggatgaccagacatcctgataaaattgggaccaTCCCGATATTTAGATGTTTGTCCCACATCCTGACTGATCTTTGGTCAGGACACGATATTTCATTCCGCAGGCAGCACTCAccctttgtatttatttatttattgcagctctgctggcagcacttggctttttcactctgcttttttttttcccccctcgcTGCTCTGCTAGCGGatctccccgctccccccccatgtgttctgatattttctccctctcatctggtcaccctacctacccTTCATCTCCACCCTCCCTTGTACTCCAGACTCCTTTCTCACTGATGACTATGGGAACTGACCACCACTGATGATATTAAATGGGCTACCTCAAACATTCTATTGTTAAGTGATCCCACTGATATCCATtcaagggtggggggaaggacacTAAGATGGATCAGCACACATACAGGCTTATGAGGCATGGATTGTAATAGAGAAGTCCTGAAAGACAAAGACACTTTGGGAAGTACGATGTGCTGTGATAGGTCAGCGGCAAAACCCACAGAATAGAaagaggaagggagtgggcagagTGGGTAGGGGTAGTGAGGTGTAAAAGGATCTGCTGCAGGGGAATTTGTATTCTTGTGTAAAGAAATTCAAGGCTAGTAACTGATGGTAATAAGGGCGATTGTACTTGGGTTTTGTATCCCAGTGATGAAAGAGCACTTAGATTAGAGACAGTCTAAGTTACCTGCCAGAGTAGGCAAGAAGCCAACCTGAACCCAAACATTGTAGAGAAATGTATAGTTTCAGTATGGCATTTCACATCCACAATTTTCAGCAGGGATCCTTTTCTCTCCAAATACAGTGTTTCACTCAGATCCAGTGAATAAGACCCAAATGCATTAAATATCTCTTTTCACTTTATAAGTTTATATTTAACCACTCAATATATTTATTTGCTACCCTATGTCCTAGAGCTAAATCAGTTGGACTTGTAATAAACATTAGAACCCCATGAATTGCATCCTCAATGTGGTCATGTATTACTTCAATTCCTACTTCCCTAAGTCGTGAGACATACATGATTCCATCATCCCTCAAGACATCATGTTGACATGTGAGGACATATGTCACAGGTAAGCCAAGTAACTTGGTATCTTCAACCAAGAGTGGTGCTGCTCTTGGATCCAGAAATCCTGGATATTTTTTTCCAAGCATGGAACTTCCATAAATGGGGCTGGCATAAACATGATCCTTTTTAAACTTTTCAGGCAGTAAATTGCTCCAGTTTACAAATCTAAACAAATGGCTTGATTCTGCAGGGACATGTTTATTGGAAGCCATAGCTTCTTGAAGAGAGACGTCAGTAGTAAAGTATTCACTCCAGAATCTGACCATCAATGACTTGGGCAGAATTGGCTTGTTCTCATTATCTTTATAGGAGGGCAAATCCAGATCAAGGGTCTGAAGAGCAGGATAAAGTAAAGCTTGGATCTTAAGTTTAACTTTAACTTCAAGGTCATCTAGCAgctgtaaaaattaaaatgtttacacAGTCAATTAAAGGTTTCAGTTCCCTGACAATGACTGAAGATCCTACAAGAAATGGAGTgtgtttattttacagtataagcaaaataaaacagattaataaaaaatataaattcatAGGAAGGTCACCCAAGACTGCATTGTTGTACAAAAGCTCTGAGCATATCTTGAATGATACTAACTGTTTTCCCATGTAAAGTGCTAATTAAAGAAATAGTTCCATATTATTTCTTGTGCTGAATGAAAATAATACATCTGAAAATATTCTTCTTTAAAGGGCATTAATTAGAAGTCACTGGTGCATTTCTAACTAGtaaaaaatgctattttgtaATATCCATGATTTATGAAGCACAGACTTTTGAGACTTCATTAATTATTTTGCACCACATAAGCTTTATCCACTCTGTCTTAGTAAATCTGAGGAGAGATTTAGGGCTCTAATAATTGAGCTTTCATGCATCCTTAATATGTGGAGAACAAAATGAGAATATATGAAATGAATTCAACACCATGGTTGCTTAAATGTCATCCTAGCCTTCTCCTGGCTGTACTGACCACCATGAACTTGGAACATTTCCAAAGCAGCAACTTcacaaaatacaaataatttcttctaggGCTGTAACATCTTCACTTCAGTACAGAATACCTTAACTGAACACAACAACCCGTTTATAAGGCTGTACTACACTGAACAGTTGCTAACATTTAAGCACCTTTTGCAGTCGCACTTTAATcaaaatggaccaaattctgcaattattttttaaaaggccccATACACAGGGTTTCACCTGAGTAATGGCTGCATGATTTGACACTAATTATTATAGTCTTAAGTAGAGCTTTTTTCTGCAGGAGTATCCAGATTTGGAAAGTGCCTCTCCTCCATGCATGTTGTGACATCAGATGCGGTATTTATCAATAACTGCTACAATGTTATTAAGTGGCAGCATTAGTAAGAGCAACTAAAGTAAACAGTGCCGAGGCAGTTTGTTCAATCTGAGATACAAAAATCACATTCACCAACCTGAGAACTGATGTTTGTTATCTGCCCACTTATGTCTGATTCAGCTCTCACTGACACCAGCATAAATAGAGATAAATCTACCTCagctatttttcttctttaatgaaCTGAGATATTtaagatatttaaatttaaaagatattttgCTAAATCTCCCTGGTAAGAAAAATGAGTAGAACAAATCTCTAGACCTGTAAAATATAAACAACATAcctgctgtgccactgctgcAGCTAAGTTACCTCCTGCACTATCTCCTGAAATACAGATCCGATTTGGGTCCACCCCATATTGCACAAGAACACTGTTTTGTAGGAAGAACTTCACTACAGTGTACACATCTTCAAACTGAACTGGAAAATGATACATTGGGGCTAATCTGTACCtttggagaagaaaaacaaatgtgtTAGTTGGAGTTGCCTggcaaaacaaacacattttaaagatgCTAACTTTCATGAAAATTCACACATTATTCCAGTAGCAaaattttaccatttccactccccctccccctgcaacctAACAGTAAAAGGGTTGAAATGTGTTTCTTGGGGTCATTTGTCAATTTTCATCAGAGTTAGTTGAAATGGCAATATTTTGCCAGCGGGCCTTTTCTCTCCTTCCATTCCACTGAAGATATAAACAAATCATGGGCCTGGTAGTTATTGCCCTAACATATTCAAAATTAGCAGTGAACTTCCATTGTTCTGCAATTACCCGCTGACTACAATACATACACTGATTTGTTTCACATCTATCATGCTCTCTCTGTTCCAGGGGTTGTGATAAAAAGTCCTATTAAATGTAACTGCTTTGGTGTTATTGTGATTAAagaaatccccccccccacatatttTGAGAACAGCTGAATGCTATGTAAATGTATTCATTCCATTGTCACTGTTCTACAGATCTGtgtaatgaaaataattgcaTACCAGCATATATCACTGGTTACAATAATTGTGCTGCTAGAGAAAATATGGAGAAAAATCCCATCACCTCTGGGTGGTTACTGATTTAAAGAAAGTTCATGAATGATGAAGCCACTATTGGTAGCTGAAGCACAACTCTGTCCCAAGTAGACAACTAGCCAAATGCATAAAATACTATGAAACACTCTACTCGTCCATCACTGAAGACCCCAGGACAGGCTAGGTCCTGAACAGGGTGCATTATATTCAAGTAGTTGGGTGGGGAGATTGTATTTATTTCCAGACTGGGGCCCAGAGGgcaaaaaataaatcagtaaaaaaattatttcagtcaCTAAAGTTAACAAATGGGGCTCTGAACATACACACAGGGAACAGATTTGTGGAGTAAGAAGGCACCATTTTCCATAGTCACTGTTTAAagtgttttacatttttaaagttttagaaactgagggggggtggggggagcacagaGATGAATTATGCCTGTGCCATGGTGAGTCCTTGAGACAACTTATTGATAGGATGGCTCAGAAAAGCCCTGGTGGAATGGGCTGTGTGCTGAGTCTTAGTCCAGATCTAAAAAGAGGCAGTCAGCACAAACAATTTTGTGAGTGCCTGCAGCATATGTGCAGTGGAAACAGTAACGTAATCGCCTCAAGCTGCCAGGCTTTGGCCCTTGGGGTGACAGATCACTGGCGGATACATTTCTTCCTATTGCTTCCTCTAATCCTGCTCATCTGCATGCAGAAGTGTGCAAAAAGCAAAGAGCCTCCTTGCATCCTTTCCCTGAAGTGCATCCAGGAACACAGGGTAAAATGTTGTCCTATCGGAGCAGTACTGTTGCTCGTACTACTCCTGCTCTCTTTCAAATTTAATGTCCCAGCCCTTCATTTCTTAActagcatattttaaaataaaaataggataTTTGCAGAGGAAAACTTAATCACTTGGTTGATGAACAGCCATATCACCATGGCTGACAGTTAGGGTTGGTGCCTGGGAAACCTTGATTCGCAGTATAAGGCAATTAACATGAGTTCTAACAATCTAATGGAGTGCCTGTTAATTTAATGTTAGTTTTACAAGACAATGTAATTACTACAGTGGAGTCTCGGGTGCCAAGCCAATTTCCTATTGCAAAGAGGCAGTTACGGAAACAATGGCAATCCTAGAAGTAGTCTTCAATTGATTACATTACTGTGTTCTTAATACCAACTACTGCAGTTTTTTCTATAATTAGGCCACCCATGGACATCAGTGGTTTGCTCTGCATTGCAAATGACTCTTTGATAGTGACATTTGAATggtaaactgaaaataaaatctatGTTTGACATTTAATAATGAACTTCCTATGGgcaatccttttaaaaaagatacaCAGGCCTTGGGTTCTGTGGATGCATTTGTATTGTATAGCTACacaactatcttgagtaattacACATGACAGcctaagtccaaagcagattgtgaagggTTACAAATGGAtcccacaaaactgggtgactgggaaacaaaatggcagatgaaattaaatgttgataaatgcaaagtaaggcactttggaaaatataatccccactatacatataatatgatggagtctgaattagctgttaccactcaggaaagatcttggaatcattgtggaaaatctctgaaaacatctgttcaatgtgcagagacagttaaaaaagtgaacagaatgtttggaACCATTAGGACAGGGatcgataataagacagaaaatatcataaggcTATTATACAAAGCCATGATACATCCACACATTGACTACTGAATGCAGTTCTGGTAACTCCAGCTCaacaaagatatattagaattggaaagagtacagagaagggcaacgaaaatgattaggggtatggaacagcttccatatgaggagagttaAAAGGCtgcgacttttcagcttggacaaagaggactaaggagggatatgactgaggtttataaagtcatgaatggtgtggagaaagtgaaagtgttatttaccccttcacctcacacaagaaccaggagtcactcaatgaaattaacaggcaccaggtttaaaacaaaaggaagtactgcttcacacaactgacagtcaacctgtggaactcattgccaggggatgttgtgatggccaaaagtataattgggttcaaaaaataattagatgagttcatggaggataggtccatcaatggctatcagccaaaatggtcagggatggaaACTcaagctctgggtgtccctaagcttctgactgtcagatgctgggactggacaacagtgaTCACGTGATAatgctgttctgtttgttccctctgaagcgtctggcactggccactgtctgaagataGTATAATGAGCTAGATGGATTATTGAACTGATCtggtatgtccattcttatgctTTACTTACAGCATTAAATATAATGGATGTGCactgccagagagcagggctagggtactgctggggtcagagctatTACAGAAGCACAGATAGCACTGGCCACTTGCAGATTTCCAGAGATTCACATGAATTCATGGAGGTTTAATCAAGTTTGGGGTGGCCACTGAAGTCTTTTCTTGGGGAGAGAAATGCCACGTTCCACTCCCTTACACCAGTCTGGCCAGCATGGTGGGGAGACTCAGTAAAGAGAACATGGAAACTTCCTTCCTCTGCAATCCTTCCCGTGGACTTTTCTGCAGGAAGGAGTGATCTGGTGTAGGCTTTTCTACTATGCCCAACACCCTAGTAATGGAGTGCCTGTGATAAATCTCTTGCTTCAAGGATGTACAATTCAACTATTAAAATCTATTCCTGGTGTGAATTTGATTAAAGTGAAGAGTTgtaattttctaaataaaatcaaactttatatttcaaagttacaaaaatgtAAAAGCTGAGATACAGCAAAAGGAGAAACAGAGCAGCTTCAAATGCCTTTTGAAAGGTGCAAAAAATGGCTTCCAAACTGTGGCTGATTTTTCCCCATATTGTATATTCCTGTTGCACACGGACCCATTCTTTTTAATAGACAAAGACACAACTAAATAAAAACACAGGtgcccagttttcaaccagaacgtCCAGTTGAAAAGAGAATCTGACAGTATCCGGTCAGTTTCACTGATCAGACACCCAAAGTCCAGCTACTGTGGGAGAGGGAAGTGGGGAGGCACTGGGTCATCATCTgtgccagcccctactcagccagggcAGCTCTCAGCCCCGGCTCCGCAGGGGAGTCTCTCCTGACTCAGGCGGGGAGGGAAGGGTATGTGTAGGAGGGAAAAAGCAGCGAGCGacgagggggaaggggaaaaaggagtggatgggggtgggatctgagGTAGAAGAGGCAGGTCTGGGTcagttccagcact
It includes:
- the LOC115658006 gene encoding arylacetamide deacetylase-like — translated: MGTKSLCLLLASVLVASYVYTPIPENIEERWKLMLINAGFRTVSHVAEFAEWLGLMHYMEVLMMITSIEYTAPISDENVTVTDTKFNNVPARLYMPRKQSSGLKRAVIYIHGGGWCVGGSAMEPYDLLSRWTANKLNAVVVSVEYRLAPMYHFPVQFEDVYTVVKFFLQNSVLVQYGVDPNRICISGDSAGGNLAAAVAQQLLDDLEVKVKLKIQALLYPALQTLDLDLPSYKDNENKPILPKSLMVRFWSEYFTTDVSLQEAMASNKHVPAESSHLFRFVNWSNLLPEKFKKDHVYASPIYGSSMLGKKYPGFLDPRAAPLLVEDTKLLGLPVTYVLTCQHDVLRDDGIMYVSRLREVGIEVIHDHIEDAIHGVLMFITSPTDLALGHRVANKYIEWLNINL